In Portunus trituberculatus isolate SZX2019 chromosome 24, ASM1759143v1, whole genome shotgun sequence, a single genomic region encodes these proteins:
- the LOC123508406 gene encoding tubulin beta chain-like, with protein MREIVHIQVGQCGNQIGSKFWEVISDEHGILPDGIYQGTHELQLERINVYYSEAQGGKFVPRAVLVDLEPGTMDSIRSSTYGQFFKPYNFCFGQSGAGNNWAKGHYTEGAELVDNVIDVVRKEAEECDCLQGFQLKHSLGGGTGSGMGTLLISKIREEYPDRIMNTFSVMPSPKVSDTVVEPYNATLSVHQLVENTDETYCIDNEALYDICFRTLKLATPTYGDLNHLVSLTVSGITTCLRFPGQLNADLRKLAVNMVPFPRLHFFMPGFAPLTARGNQQFLNLSVPELATQMFDIRNMMAACNPKHGRYLTVAAVFRGRMSMKEVDEQMLKMQNKNSSAFVEWIPNNVKTAVCDIPPRGLKMSGTFIGNSTAVQDLFKRISEQFTAMFKRKAFLHWYTGEGMDEMEFTEAESNMNDLVSEYQQYQEAGVDDDEYDEYEENGSAEYDYQ; from the exons ATGAGGGAGATTGTTCACATACAGGTCGGGCAGTGTGGCAACCAGATTGGCTCCAAG ttttggGAGGTGATCAGTGACGAGCATGGTATCCTTCCTGATGGAATATACCAAGGAACACATGAACTTCAGCTGGAAAGGATCAATGTTTACTACAGCGAAGCCcagg GAGGGAAATTCGTGCCCCGTGCCGTGCTAGTGGACCTGGAACCCGGCACTATGGACTCAATCAGGTCTTCAACTTACGGGCAGTTCTTCAAACCCTACAACTTTTGCTTCG GCCAAAGTGGTGCAGGGAACAACTGGGCCAAGGGACACTACACAGAGGGCGCCGAGCTGGTGGACAATGTGATCGACGTGGTGAGGAAAGAGGCCGAGGAGTGTGACTGCTTGCAAGGGTTCCAGCTGAAGCACTCGCTGGGGGGCGGCACGGGCTCTGGTATGGGCACACTCCTCATTTCCAAGATCCGAGAGGAGTACCCCGACAGGATCATGAACACCTTCTCTGTCATGCCCAGTCCCAAG GTATCAGACACTGTGGTGGAGCCGTACAATGCAACCCTCTCCGTGCACCAGCTGGTCGAAAACACAGACGAAACTTACTGCATTGACAACGAGGCGCTTTACGACATCTGCTTCAGGACGTTAAAGCTCGCTACTCCGACCTACGGCGACCTCAATCACCTGGTGTCACTCACGGTCTCCGGCATTACCACCTGCTTGAGATTTCCAGGTCAACTCAACGCCGACCTTCGCAAGCTGGCCGTCAACATGGTGCCCTTCCCCAGACTCCACTTCTTCATGCCTGGCTTCGCGCCGCTCACTGCTCGCGG CAACCAGCAATTCCTGAACCTATCCGTGCCTGAGCTAGCCACGCAGATGTTCGACATAAGGAACATGATGGCAGCCTGCAACCCCAAGCATGGCCGCTACCTGACTGTGGCCGCCGTGTTCCGAGGCCGCATGTCCATGAAGGAGGTGGACGAGCAGATGCTGAAGATGCAGAACAAAAACTCGTCAGCTTTCGTGGAGTGGATCCCTAATAACGTGAAGACTGCCGTGTGTGACATTCCCCCACGAGGCCTCAAGATGTCAGGAACCTTTATCGGAAACTCCACCGCTGTCCAAGATTTGTTTAAA CGCATCTCGGAGCAGTTCACGGCCATGTTCAAGCGTAAGGCGTTCCTCCACTGGTACACGGGCGAGGGCATGGACGAGATGGAGTTCACGGAGGCGGAGAGCAACATGAATGACCTGGTGAGCGAGTATCAGCAGTACCAGGAGGCAGGAGTGGATGACGACGAATACGATGAATACGAGGAGAATGGCAGTGCTGAATACGACTATCAGTAA
- the LOC123508430 gene encoding uncharacterized protein LOC123508430, whose amino-acid sequence MPRLTKKTKGMPEGSGAPGGLAEAGHHAGPSYRTRAKMAGWAHGSCVREGVGRKTTNSSVDADGNESLEAEGHGNQMVLVQDPNRVRRVVGNDLILTDCSGHSREEQSTCSYFQDIPLIDKRSGLKICPLQQCYQDARREHSLEVPVRCSRTDKDAEQGQRIETTGKCGTDNCSGANVESVKVQQTPIMTLSIQKINSSDVWITRCVGQQPGQHHQGFGDARTSRTSTLLSVTEQDMPVSRVYSVDDMKVSDDRSHAIDSTLPPLPSFRDAFNPPYDMTKGYVDLVVEGKNSFESSSCRMNKNSPVFPVSSSCTVPMMSVNSVCTVPVLPISSVCPVPEVSVSTVCTAPFVTSASDCVDDKDTLVLLRNAAFESLSEAREMEPNIYVSYPRAQCKVTTVNSGSREISILNRQDSSLHVNNIVENCIVSDGNDSVINVIHSDFSHTSAHQVNPSSGLVKKVVWTAQNPRFAVTSILPSGKDSEGYVYSLQNDEIGNNVCAPLDVEQTESALREQEYLYVEANSIAHVDEDLSNDMCHSEADSGMLALDTMGSKYLAPGRDTILNENESYCTSGGTEDNFGTSCSKRVHYTKGQDFGEVRLLSQGENVSALPPTLADLMPEGDGELNDFTPSDQDYTLLPLWPFSGDEGGNHGSENEKPQVSGNVMKITCNDSTIACPKTTSSEDDNFNVGEINDLLDSLLHDIDKEKQRSHTEIEHPSYESTSEETTEYILRDTSRTRLGVGLGESESCPRPVLAHMEKDPTKDIIVASDALQYPPKPTPQSLKGNCLIPNHSIVGKVPHTVSFKTVPAVRTSASQNVASAHRLSEQLTTTTTTTTTTTKWLQSQESINYVKILPKSSSNRCSTENQIEMSCHHPSALLSAPQTKSNCHVSNKKEMVLPVGETGINITIPKCTPVSIASFVLPKNHDQSTRAVSDHMWPGVKSCPEGENAILLQATNAPTTVKDELCLNVKNTDITPAITKLNKVPILASATTELMPLLSSVPLVLLAPVSEQPLMIHSISESSLVCNKNAPPVTNHGTQVTRKAGRKCCVRNAVGPFAMKSEKIKSAMYFPQINTASALGSSSVASSSTIQTMAPSQRSAETKTVANSQKHQPRKKPYSDSIKTKKLLQEDLKALLPDFSDSVLAILDLPPRAVHRGFFYMGEVKALHNQALSIQLEMLYRDHVRYCTSDTCIICVAFFDQKAALSEAKREVHVPEREKTGDKRKKQSRGKGRKSYDCEDEDELLFSSPSPQPLKKKNNKFDEYVHEKNVHLSNIRETNEIHLILPEKSSQVWGEARMKHSKSDSNVHKSASSQTEAIREHPRYSFDDSCHPPHCLSLTPSRTSTRQSLSPTLRRWKELAARKEVPQKTRYHTYSLRSDHWASLTRATLADLRLKQKLDRDHLPYSEGPEGGGGGGRTVCDSLTQDPIIVDILSFNVGTHDLSGQGKPPCCSQLYVCFMDRKLVYVLNTRKEDVSYSARKLSPTTRSRARAMVKLEQYSGKSPPIQAEAGLHPFILVAVPFDSLLSFNITSKTVLVVVGALPSICLMTRKEGCWLNLPRNYSVSPACQSHLALTKALLAVFPMHQLVLQDRQSEVLQRSLAKSSVWFRQMLERSSPVQGNHIPSWALPSPAVPCDPYPTSFFTSTTLPSSPSCTSTLTSSFTLASTSTGMRSATSPSIFMTISEAGWCEENTQQGTSQQLQTLSPFVCGAGASLSCSSAPVTEAPVVSAVKNVLRDKWSLHALPISRPLQYPSNLSQEEGCSCKGLCRTRECPCAQAGDVCRPNLSCFCQDCDNPLNVLHTFGLDVCLVYRDKCLMQNIYNYNLAGLCTLLVSPVVLPCCGASLELFRILPGTVACMVCTTSVSYSWCSHHIHLQSLCPRNHCIKCWCCKPVFHTHCQRCEQCTRSVLQGQCAECGTDSK is encoded by the exons ATGCCCAGGctgacaaaaaagacaaagggcATGCCAGAGGGCAGTGGTGCCCCTGGTGGTTTGGCAGAGGCAGGCCACCATGCAGGTCCCTCATACAGGACACGGGCAAAGATGGCAGGCTGGGCACATGGCTCGTGTGTAAGGGAAGGAGTGGGTAGGAAGACGACAAACTCATCAGTGGATGCAGATGGAAATGAGAGTCTTGAAGCAGAGGGTCACGGGAACCAGATGGTGCTGGTGCAGGACCCAAACAGAGTGCGAAGAGTAGTTGGCAATGATTTAATACTGACAGACTGCTCAGGTCATTCTAGAGAGGAGCAGAGTACGTGCAGTTATTTTCAGGATATTCCTTTGATAGACAAGAGGTCTGGTCTCAAAATTTGTCCTCTGCAGCAGTGTTACCAGGATGCAAGGCGAGAGCACAGTCTTGAAGTGCCAGTAAGATGCAGCAGGACAGACAAAGATGCAGAGCAAGGCCAGAGGATTGAAACAACAGGAAAATGTGGGACAGACAATTGCTCTGGTGCTAATGTGGAGAGTGTCAAGGTGCAGCAAACTCCCATCATGACTCTCAGTATTCAGAAAATCAACTCTAGTGATGTATGGATCACCAGGTGTGTTGGCCAGCAGCCAGGGCAGCACCACCAAGGCTTTGGTGATGCAAGGACGTCAAGGACATCCACACTGCTGTCTGTCACAGAGCAGGATATGCCCGTGTCTCGAGTATATAGTGTTGATGATATGAAAGTATCAGATGACAGGAGTCATGCCATTGACTCTACATTGCCTCCACTGCCATCCTTCCGAGATGCCTTCAACCCGCCATACGACATGACGAAAGGTTACGTTGATCTagtggtggaaggaaaaaattcaTTTGAATCCTCCAGCTGTAGAATGAACAAAAACTCACCAgtttttcctgtctcttcttcatGCACAGTGCCAATGATGTCTGTGAACTCTGTATGTACTGTGCCTGTGTTGCCCATATCCTCTGTATGTCCAGTACCAGAGGTATCTGTGTCTACTGTGTGCACGGCACCTTTTGTCACTAGTGCTTCAGACTGTGTGGATGACAAAGACACCTTGGTGTTGCTACGCAATGCTGCATTTGAGTCCCTGTCAGAAGCAAGGGAAATGGAACCCAACATCTATGTAAGTTACCCAAGAGCACAGTGCAAAGTCACCACAGTCAATAGTGGTTCCAGAGAGATAAGTATCCTCAACAGGCAAGACAGTAGCTTGCATGTAAACAATATTGTTGAGAACTGCATTGTTAGTGATGGTAATGACTCTGTCATTAATGTGATCCATTCAGATTTTAGTCATACAAGTGCACATCAGGTGAACCCCAGCAGTGGGTTGGTCAAGAAAGTGGTGTGGACTGCTCAGAACCCAAGATTTGCTGTCACAAGTATCCTACCAAGTGGCAAAGACTCAGAAGGCTATGTGTATTCCTTGCAGAATGATGAAATAGGAAATAATGTCTGTGCCCCTTTAGATGTGGAGCAAACAGAGTCAGCATTACGAGAGCAAGAGTATTTGTATGTAGAggctaatagcattgctcatgTTGATGAGGATTTGAGTAATGATATGTGTCACAGTGAGGCAGACTCAGGCATGCTGGCTCTCGACACTATGGGTTCAAAATATTTAGCTCCTGGCAGAGATACAATtcttaatgaaaatgaaagttatTGTACTTCAGGTGGAACAGAAGATAATTTTGGCACTTCCTGCAGTAAAAGAGTGCACTACACTAAAGGCCAAGATTTTGGGGAGGTAAGACTCCTCTCTCAGGGAGAGAATGTGTCTGCCTTGCCTCCCACACTGGCTGACTTGATGCCTGAGGGTGATGGTGAACTGAATGACTTCACACCCTCAGATCAGGATTACACCTTACTGCCACTCTGGCCATTCAGTGGAGATGAGGGAGGCAATCATGGATCTGAGAATGAAAAGCCACAAGTCTCTGGCAATGTTATGAAAATAACATGCAATGATTCCACCATTGCTTGTCCAAAAACCACAAGCTCTGAAGATGATAATTTCAATGTGGGTGAAATCAATGATCTGCTTGATTCACTCCTCCATGATATcgataaggaaaaacaaagaagtcaTACAGAAATTGAACATCCCTCTTATGAAAGTACAAGTGAAGAAACGACTGAGTATATTTTGAGAGACACCAGCAGAACAAGGCTTGGTGTAGGGttgggagagagtgagtcttGCCCCAGACCTGTCTTGGCCCACATGGAGAAAGACCCAACTAAGGACATTATTGTGGCATCTGATGCTCTACAATACCCACCCAAGCCCACCCCACAGAGTCTGAAAGGGAACTGCCTGATTCCAAACCACTCCATAGTTGGAAAAGTTCCTCACACTGTATCTTTTAAGACAGTACCAGCTGTTCGGACATCTGCCTCACAGAATGTGGCCTCTGCACACAGGCTCAGTGAgcagctcaccaccaccaccaccaccaccaccaccaccaccaaatggCTACAGTCACAAGAAAGTATCAATTATGTGAAGATATTGCCCAAAAGCTCTTCAAACCGCTGCAGTACAGAGAACCAGATTGAAATGTCATGTCACCATCCGTCAGCACTGCTGTCAGCTCCACAAACCAAAAGTAACTGTCATGTTTCCAATAAGAAGGAGATGGTTTTACCTGTTGGAGAAACTGGCATAAATATAACCATCCCAAAGTGCACTCCTGTCAGCATTGCCTCCTTTGTACTTCCCAAAAACCATGACCAAAGTACCAGAGCAGTCTCTGATCACATGTGGCCAGGAGTGAAGAGCTGTCCAGAGGGAGAGAATGCTATATTGCTTCAAGCCACCAATGCTCCAACCACAGTGAAGGATGAATTGTGCTTAAATGTGAAGAACACAGATATTACCCCAGCAATAACAAAGTTGAACAAGGTGCCCATCTTGGCCTCAGCCACAACAGAGTTAATGCCCCTCTTGTCCTCAGTGCCACTTGTCCTTCTGGCTCCTGTCAGTGAACAGCCTCTCATGATCCATTCCATATCTGAAAGCAGCCTTGTATGCAACAAAAATGCACCTCCAGTAACAAATCATGGAACTCAAGTCacaaggaaagcaggaaggaaatgtTGCGTTAGAAATGCTGTTGGTCCTTTTGctatgaaaagtgaaaagataaaGTCTGCCATGTATTTTCCACAAATCAATACAGCATCTGCCTTAGGAAGCAGCAGTGTTGCCTCTTCAAGCACCATACAGACAATGGCTCCTAGTCAAAGGAGTGCAGAGACCAAGACTGTGGCAAATTCACAAAAACACCAGCCAAGAAAGAAACCTTACTCTGATTCCATCAAAACCAAGAAATTGCTACAAGAGGATCTGAAGGCATTGCTTCCAGACTTCTCAGATTCTGTACTCGCCATTCTTGACTTGCCACCAAGGGCCGTCCACCGCGGCTTTTTCTACATGGGGGAAGTGAAGGCACTGCACAACCAGGCACTCAGTATTCAGCTGGAGATGCTTTACAGAGACCATGTTCGTTACTGCACATCAGACACCTGCATAATTTGTGTTGCTTTCTTCGACCAGAAGGCAGCTCTCTCAGAGGCCAAGAGGGAAGTGCatgtacctgagagagagaaaacaggtgacaagaggaagaagcaatcaagaggaaaaggaaggaagagttatgactgtgaggatgaggatgagctGCTTTTCAGCTCTCCATCCCCACAGCctctgaagaaaaagaacaataaatttGATGAATATGTTCATGAGAAAAATGTTCACTTGAGTAATATTAGGGAAACCAATGAAATACATTTAATTCTACCTGAGAAGAGTAGTCAGGTATGGGGAGAAGCCAGAATGAAGCATTCCAAGTCAGATAGCAATGTTCACAAGTCAGCATCAAGTCAAACTGAAGCCATCAGAGAACACCCTAGATACAGCTTTGATGACTCTTGCCATCCACCTCACTGTCTTTCCTTAACCCCATCAAGAACCTCTACTAGACAAAGCCTGTCACCAACACTcaggaggtggaaggagttGGCTGCCAGGAAGGAAGTGCCTCAGAAAACCAGATATCATACATATTCCCTGAGAAGTGACCATTGGGCCTCACTCACTAGAGCAACTCTCGCTGATTTGAGGTTGAAGCAAAAATTAGATAGAG ATCACCTGCCTTACAGTGAGGGgccggagggaggaggaggaggaggcaggacagTGTGTGACAGTCTCACTCAGGACCCCATCATTGTGGATATTCTCTCCTTCAATGTTGGGACACATGATTTGAGTGGGCAGGGAAAGCCTCCTTGCTGTTCTCAGCTCTATGTTTGCTTCATGGACAG aAAGTTGGTATATGTTCTtaacacaaggaaggaagatgtgagTTACAGTGCAAGGAAATTGTCACCAACAACAAGGAGCAGAGCCAGAGCAATGGTGAAGCTTGAACAGTATTCAGGGAAGAGCCCACCAATACAGGCTGAAGCTGGGCTGCATCCCTTTATCCTCGTTGCCGTGCCCTTCGACTCCCTCCTGTCCTTCAACATCACCTCCAAAACA gtgttggtggtggtgggcgccTTGCCTTCCATCTGCCTCATGACTCGGAAGGAAGGCTGCTGGTTGAACCTCCCCAGGAACTATTCAGTGAGCCCCGCTTGCCAGTCTCATCTGGCCCTCACCAAGGCCCTGCTGGCAGTGTTCCCCATGCACCAG ctAGTGCTACAAGACAGGCAGAGTGAGGTCTTGCAGAGGAGCCTGGCCAAGTCCTCTGTGTGGTTCAGACAGATGCTGGAGCGATCTTCTCCTGTCCAGGGCAACCACATCCCCTCATGggccctcccttcccctgctgTGCCTTGTGACCCCTACCCCACatccttcttcacctccaccaccttgcCCAGCTCACCATCCTGCACGTCCACCCTTACTTCCAGTTTCACActcgcctccacctccacaggGATGAGGTCAGCCACATCTCCGAGCATCTTCATGA CCATTTCAGAAGCAGGCTGGTGCGAGGAGAATACCCAGCAAGGCACATCACAGCAGTTACAGACCTTGAGTCCCTTTGTGTGTGGTGCAGGAGCCTCCCTTAGCTGCTCTTCAGCCCCCGTCACTGAAGCACCTGTTGTGTCAGCCGTGAAAAACGTCTTACGGGATAAA TGGTCACTGCATGCCTTGCCCATCAGCCGTCCCTTGCAGTATCCTTCCAATCTCTCTCAGGAAGAAGGCTGCTCCTGTAAGGGATTGTGTCG AACAAGAGAGTGTCCCTGTGCCCAGGCAGGTGATGTGTGCCGCCCCAACCTTTCCTGTTTCTGCCAGGACTGTGACAATCCCCTCAATGTGCTGCACACCTTTGGCCTGGATGTGTGTCTGGTTTACAGAGACAAGTGCCTCATGCAGAACATTTATAATTATAAT CTGGCTGGGCTGTGCACCCTGCTGGTGTCTCCTGTGGTGCTGCCGTGCTGTGGAGCATCACTGGAACTGTTCCGTATCCTCCCTGGCACAGTGGCATGCATGGTGTGCACCACATCCGTCAGCTACTCCTGGTGCAGTCACCACATTCACCTGCAGAGCCTTTGTCCTCGTAACCACTGCATCAAATGTTGGTGCTGCAAGCCTGTCTTCCACACACACTGCCAG AGGTGTGAGCAGTGCACCAGATCTGTGCTGCAGGGACAGTGTGCAGAGTGTGGCACTGACTCAAAATAA
- the LOC123508407 gene encoding trypsin alpha-3-like yields the protein MPPLAETETEKEKEEECGKCECGELPITVTGLRIINGEDASPGEFPFHVRVLTMIGNLMNTCGGSIIKKQWVLTAAHCFIGKGKTRASSVVVMGGSVFSNRTYELHSDRVFYHEKFKTPTQGDDIALIRLSEEIDPKLKPICLGRGRDIPYGGLAVATGWGKVTEEETMTNTLQEVALDVISTKKCTSLMEQLPSDTSKIICALTPKKDTCQGDSGGPLLVQRSDGRWAQIGITSYGVGCGLPNKPGAYVNVAHYLPWIKKKIGACTC from the exons atgcCTCCTCTCgccgagacagagacagagaaagaaaaggaggaggaatgcggAAAAT GTGAGTGTGGCGAGCTGCCCATCACGGTGACTGGGCTGAGGATAATCAATGGGGAAGATGCATCACCTGGGGAGTTTCCTTTCCATGTGAGGGTGCTGACTATGATAGGTAACCTTATGAACACCTGCGGCGGCTCCATCATCAAGAAGCAATGGGTGCTGACCGCTGCCCACTGCTTCATCGGGAAGGGCAA AACGCGAGCCTCCAGCGTGGTAGTGATGGGAGGTTCAGTCTTCAGCAACAGGACTTACGAGCTTCACTCTGATCGCGTCTTTTACCACGAGAAGTTCAAGACCCCCACTCAG GGAGATGACATCGCTCTCATACGTTTGTCAGAGGAAATAGACCCCAAGCTGAAGCCCATCTGTCTGGGGCGGGGCCGCGATATCCCGTACGGCGGCTTGGCTGTGGCTACCGGCTGGGGCAAGGTGACTG aGGAGGAGACAATGACGAACACGCTGCAGGAGGTGGCCCTGGACGTGATCTCCACCAAGAAGTGCACGTCACTGATGGAGCAGCTACCCAGTGACACCAGCAAGATCATCTGCGCCTTGACTCCCAAAAAGGACACCTGTCAG GGTGACAGCGGCGGTCCCTTGTTGGTTCAGAGGTCAGACGGGCGCTGGGCACAGATTGGCATCACCAGCTACGGTGTCGGCTGCGGCCTCCCTAACAAACCCGGAGCGTATGTGAACGTGGCCCACTACCTGCCCTGGATCAAGAAGAAAATCGGGGCCTGCACTTGCTGA